Genomic window (Arachis hypogaea cultivar Tifrunner chromosome 13, arahy.Tifrunner.gnm2.J5K5, whole genome shotgun sequence):
gtgcctacaagaaacgaaatgggttggtgcaaaggctagggagttggattcttctggtttcaaactttggtatacagaaaaggtgaagaataggaatggagttggaataattgtggataagcagtggaagaaggacgtagttgatgtcaagagggtgggagatcggatcatctctatcaaacttgtggtggagggaggtgctttccatatgattagcgcctatgcaccgcaagtgggttcggacgaacaacacaagataaggttttgggaggatctagagagtttggttcaaggcatacctttgggagataagattttcttaggaggagatttaaatggccatgttgggagagaagtgactggatatgggagtattcacggaggccatggtttcggggtgatcaatgccgagggtaaaactattttggacttttcctcaacttttgatcttctcatcgcaaatacatgttttaaaaagagagacgaacatcttataacctataagagtggcatgacaagctctcaaatcgacttcttcttgttgaggagagtcgaccgaaaattttgcattaactgtaaaattatcccgggagggagtttgacaacacaacatagggtgctcgtcatggattttcgcgttgagcaaaagttgaggaaaagacatcatacgaagaacccaaggacgaggtggtggcggatgaaaggtgaggaacaaagaagcttcctaagacgggtaggagaagaggcaaagtgggatgggaatggaagcgcggaagagatgtggagggagatggcagaagttattagaagaacagcaaaagaaagttttggtgaatctaaaggaataggaccaagagacaaggagtcctggtggtggaatgcgagtatacaagaaaagataaagataaaaagagaatgctttaaagagtggtctttatgccgcaatgcagataactgaaAAATTATAAGGCggttaagaaagagacaaaagtggctgtaagtgaagcaagaacaagagcatatgaggctaccagtctttgggcacgaaagaaggagaaaaaggtatatatagaattgcaaagagccgggaaagaagaacgagagatttagatcaggttaagtgcataaaggataaggatggagaggtgttggctcaaaaggagaagattaatgaaaggtggaagagctacttctacgagttatttaatgagggacagaagactcttccgagccttggtcgattatgcacaagggaagaagatcaaaactttgactactatcgaaggattcgagacttcgaggtaaaagaggctctaaagcagatgaaaaatggcagggcagtaggacctgataatatcccgattgaggtttggaagggtcttggaggaaaaggcatcaactggttaaccaagctttttaatgagattttaaggtcaaagaagatgcctgatgagtggagaaagagcaccttggtacctatctacaagaataagggggatatacaaagttgcgaaaattatagagggattaagcttatgagtcatactatgaagttatgggaaagggtgatagaacggaggttgagaaaagagacacaagtaacagagaaccaatttggatttatgccaggcagatctaccactgaagcgatatacctattaagaaggatgatggagagatatcgtagtaataaaagggctctacacatggtgtttattgatttggaaaaagcgtatgatagggtaccaagggaggtcttatggaaggttttagaaaagaggagagtaaggatcgcatatattcgggcaattaaagacatgtatgatggggccacaactagtgtgaagactcaaggtggtgtgacagaggaattccctattggtataggattacaccagggatcatccttaagtccataccttttcacattagtcttagaagtactcacagagcacatccaagagcctgtgccatggtgcatgctttttgccgatgatatcgtccttatgggagagtcaagggaagacctaaataagaagttggagttatggagagaagctctagaagtgtatggtctgcgcataagccgtagcaagacagaatatatggaatgtaagttcagtctgagaagggaaaactccaatatagaggtgaaaattggagagaacaccctacgaaaagttaaaagttttaagtatcttggatgcatcatacaggataatggagagattgaacatgatgtaaatcataggatccaagcaggttggtcaaaatggcggagtgcatctggttttatatgcgacaaaaaagtgcctttaaaacttaaaggtaaattctatcgcaccgctataagaccggctatgctgtatggtacggagtgttgggcggctaaaggggagcacgaacataagctgagtgtggcagagatgaagatgttgagatggatgagtggtcatacgcgattggataaaataaggaatgaagatataagggagagagttggagtagcacctattgtggaaaagatggttgaatcgcgtctcaggtggtttggacatgtgagaagaagaccgatagaacatccagtcaagagggtggatgagatggaagatggacaaagggcgaaaggcagaggaagacctaaaaagaccatccatgaggtggtcaaacgagatctacatgtaaacggtctctctgtagacatgatacataacagagcacaatggcgtcgtttgattcatgtaaccgaccccacttagtgggacaaggctttgttgttgttgttgttgttgacacTTCATTTTTATGAAATGGTTTTTACGCAAAATGATTTCATATAATTTGTCTAAATTGGAGGCTTGGAGCCTGAAACAGTGGACCAGAGTTTGGAGGCAGAATAAATAAAATGATACTTTTTAGATGCTGAAATTTGAAATATATGATGAATATCGGAGTTAGTTTattatatgaaattattttttggaTTATCTATAAACCTATTTTCTTGCAaaggatgaaaaaaaaaacatttattttttataattagaaatattttaaaataaatataaagataaacataaaatattccTCCAAAGACTAATATACAAACATAAACAAGATCTTACAgttaaaaataaaactatttaaTAACGCTAAGCTTTAAACAATGATTCTATAGAATTCTTTCCTTTAAAAAAGAGAGAGGAAAATAATGAGAAATACATTGTTTTTCTTATAAAAGGACTAGATGTTTGTATAAATCAACTTTCTATTTAAACAGTGTTATTCtttaaaaatatgtataattttttgTCTTATTTTCCTCTTATTAAAGAACAAGggagagaaaataataaaataatttccttttattcattaaaaaacttttaaaatgcaTTTTgcttttataattttgttatataaaaTAGTTGTATATAATATAACCCTTTTGAAACTTAATCGGCTAGAATATTGATAATGATAAGAATTTAAAActgataatattattattcttattattatttataagttATCTCATATTTTTTAGTAAATTTCACTTATCACCCCTCTAGTTGACCAACATATGCACTAACCTCCCTTAATTTACCCATTTATATATAGAATACCAGAATTATCTCGTTCTTCTCCATTCCTTACTAAACATAAGAAGGTTGGATAAGGTTTGGTAGAGGAAGGATACATTTGCATTTTATGTCACAAATTATTTAGTTAGGATATGTTGGAGTTGaacaactaatttattttattttatgttttaagacTTCATTAGAAGAAAATTTATCTCGTACATCCGTCCTGACCACGAGACGGTATTTGGTAATATTTCCCAATACAAGAAGCACCAACTTCTGCTACAAACTATGCCCAAACTAGAGTCAAAGCATCTTTCCTTATACTAGCATAAGTTCTCTACATATAAACAATAGCAGTAAGAAGTTATTGAACAGAGCATCAGTTTTACCTGTGCTTTCTGTAAAGGAGAAACTCGGCAGCAAACGACAGCATGACAGTTCAAACCTAAATCCAGCAGCATCACTCTTAAACTTGGATCCAACGCATACATTAGACACTTTCCATCAATTACAAGTGCTAATTTTGGTGCAGATCCAGTGTTAAAATAGCTCTGTGCTTCCTCAGTGCATTTCTTTAGCTCTTTTTTCACTTCATCTTTAATAAATCGTGCAATTTCCACTTGGTCACCCTAAAAGTCGAATAACAACACAGTTGCTACAATCAGAAACAATAACTGAGCATGTGGAAGCCAAAAAGAGTAGCTTACcttttcttcaacttctcttATCGCATCAGTTTCTGAGCTGATAATAAATTTCTTCATCTCATTGTTTATTAAATTGCATGCTGCAGCAGAGGATTAATAAAATGAGAGTGAACAAAGTTTTTGGGCGCACACAGGACACAAGAAACCAGCTGACCCAACAAGAGACTCACCGTAGGCTATGTTTATTGCTGTTTCAATCTTGTCCCCTGTAAGAACCCAAATTTTGATACCAGCCTTTTGAAGAGTCCGTATGCAAGCTGGTACTCCCTCCTGAAGCTTGTCTTCGATGGCGGTGCAACCAATTAAAGTGAGACCATTTTCAATAAGTTCCGCAACCTGTATTATTTCTAGAAATATCAGTAAGAACAGAATAATTCATTCTAGAAAATTTACAatgtaatttcaaatttttaatagcTTGAGATCTAGAACATAGCCTGACTTGAAAAGTGACAAGAATACTTCTAGTTTTTACAATAAGAAGTGAAAAGTCAAACAATTGGAATAAAAATATGCAGCTACAAAGGTAAATATAGAATTACGAAAAAGTAGCACAAGCATTAATCTCTATACTAACAATTATCAGGTTTCCACATTTTGGTTGCAGCATGTAATTTAATGAGCAATAAGATGATACGGTTAGATGACATGTTTAGCTTTCCATATTTTAAGGAAGTAATTCTTGATTTTCCAAATTTTGTAGCTTTATGCTTTGCAGTTCTTTCAGGGTTTCAAGCGGAAACTCAATTtaataattaagttaaaaaaGAGCCCAATAAGTCCTTTAGGAAGCAGAGCCACGTTCAATCAGAATCGAAACTAGCATTTGTAATTGATGGCAAACGCCTCATGGGTTGAACCCAAGCTTATGAGTAATGCTAGCAGGCTACTGAATTTTCATGCTTTTTCAGTATTCTGAATAGCACCTTTGTGACTTTCTAATTTTTACACTTCAGCTAGGTTTGGTAACAAAGACAAGCATATGAATCAAAATAATATACCTCTTTCTGATCCTTTTAGGAACCAATCGGATTTTAACAAGACAAAATGCAAAAGCAAAGCAGTCTCTTCATTGCCAGAACTTTACAGaggaataataaaaacaatagtTTAGTGCACTATAACTACCCATTGAGGTAAGCTATTACAAAAATGTAAACCATTTGATGCTTAATATTCGCGAAAAGCTACCATAGCAGGATAAAAATTACCTCATCTAACTTCTTCTCACGATCACGTAAAGAAGACTTGGCCTGGATAAACTTCTCATTCCAGCTTTCATAAGCATCAGGATGCAATTCTTTGTAGGCCAGGCATAATGTGCGTAGTCCAGCAGATCCAAATTGTTCCAGATGCTCTCTTGTCAAGTTCCTGATTTCATTATTACCATCAGCCAGTCTCTCAAAGATTACAGTATCAGCACCCTGTTATAAGCAAGTCCTTAAAAGATGTTTGTTATCTGATTAGCCGAAGGTAAGCAATTTTTCATAATGGAGAATCCTCAAGAATGTATTACCTTGCAGTACAATACAAGCCTCCCATCTGGATAACGACATACAACGGACTGACGCTTCCTTGTACTATTAATGGAACAACGATTACAAGTATTGTTAAAAAGAAAAGTTTCAAATCTTAAAATCTAAACTATAGCAGCATGGGGAAAGGGATGGTTACCTATTAAACTCGAGTACATTTAAAATTTCATAGGATACATCTTGAGTATGGCCAATCTTCTCCACATGAGATTCACGAACATATATAGCTGTTGGTGTGCGTCTGCCAAGGTAAAATACTGATCAGGATCAACTCAAATAGCAATAACCTAAAGCAGCAGCACTATTAATAAACCAATAGCAGAAGCAATTATTAAAGTTATATTCCATACACCTCAAATCACTGCAAGTATCAAATGAAAGGTAAATTCAGACACAGGCCTTACCCCATTCTTTCAGAATAAGGAAATTTCATTATGAGAACATGGAGGCTAATAGAACAGGAAGAATACAAGATGGCCTCTGTAACAAAGATGTAGATGAGGCAAGTGTGacagaaagtgcataaaaatcCCAGCTCAATAAGAAGTCCCAGACTAAGGATAATTTGCAAATATGCAAGCTTCGTTATAAAAACACTTAACATGGAAAATTCTTGCAGTGTGGCTTAATTGGAACTGGCATAGATGAAAGTGAAGTAACTTAACCACTGAGAGCTACATCTGGAAATTAATTATTCAAGGGATGCACATCACACTATAATGTGCAAAAAGCCAGTGAGTTGCTAGCTAAATTGGAACTGGTCCAGATCTTTATGACTTGGTCATGATGTTAATATTCCTTCCCTATCAAAAGACTAAACTATTATGTAGTTGTACAGAGTAACCATGGAAGTTTGATATGATTTGTCGAACTAAACAGACAGTCATGCAGAAAATATTAATATGTTCTAGAAATTTGAATTCTGTACCTGTAGAAAAAGAAACCAAAGTTCTTTGCAGCAATAACCAAAGCAGACTCATCAGGAGACGCAGCTTGATACTTAATCTTTTCAGGGGACTCTTCACCCTCAGGAAGTACTGTATGACATATAGCAAGACATCTGAAGAACCCCTATGTAGCGAAACAAATCATCACACGAGCACATAGTAAGTAAGCATTTTTTTTCTCATAAGTAAAGCATTTTACCAGAAAAAAGGAAGATACAGTATCAAGCAGTACATCGTTGAACAAAAGCATCTTCTCTTTGAGCAAATATTAGTATTTAAGATGAAGGATCTAGATTATGCCAGCTAGTTGAAAATTAGGTAATATAGACATTACACCCGGTTAGTATGCAAAAATAAGGAGTTTgacattcttattcttattcttattaccAACTACATAGTATAAACCCAAAATTTATTAACATCCATAAAACTGCAGCAGATTAAGATCTCACAATAGACTAGGAAGTGATTTTTCATCATCAAATCCAAGTGGATAGACCACTTTCTCAATCTATGACAAAATTTGTCAAGAAAGCAATATGCTTCTTTCTGTGGCTTGTGTCCATAGTAAGAGTATTCAAAACTATTGCATCAGTAACATTGAGCCAAATAATTCAAATTGTTCAGAAGATGAGAAGAACTCAGAataaaaaattctcttctaataaAATTTCTTTTCCAAAGACCAAAAAAAGGTAAATGCCAGCTCCTCCAATgtggaaagcatgcaaagtgaaaTTTCAGTGTGCAAAGGTTATAGACGAAACACAGTGCTTATGAAACTATAAAGCAGAAATTATAGATCATGAGACCAACAAGAAAGACTAACCCCCATATAAATAAGAAGTAACAGATTTCTAAGTTACCCAGCTGATCAAGTTCAGTTGTATGTTCTCATGACACATGGACACAGTTGAAAAACTTTGTATAGCTTCTTCTAGGAAAAACACAAACAATAATTTCCGAATAACATGAAGACATGCAAGTAGATGGATTTATGTAAGAACATTTCTACctagcaaaaaatcaaacatgaGTTATGAAACAGGAAATTCCAAATTTTTGCCACTACTTCAAAGTCAAGCAGAACTATTTACCTTGCAGATATCAGGATTAGACTCATTCCTCCATGCTCCTCTCATAATCCTAGTATCATCAAAATTAAAACCTTTCTCTTGCACTGCATTGGGTGATCTTTTTTCCTGTAATGAAACATAACACATTATAACTGCGATCCCTGGACATAGACCTGTTATTTTCTTACCATGCAGAAACATCTTACCTCAATTTTCATGCCATTGCGCTCTGCTATTCCCCTTTCAATTTCTGTCACACCATGTCCATACACCTCCCCACCAATTGAGCACTTGAAGAATTCCATTAAGTTTCTAGTAAGAGTCCCAGTTTTGTCAGAAAAAATGTATTCCACCTAGTCAAATCATCAAGAAAATTGTGTATCTCAGAAATTTGGTGAGGAAAACAAATAGATCTTGCAATCAGACATCTACCGTAAATATGCACTTCATATTAATTCAAGtctaaaaattttcaacaatACATAAAGTGGGTGACAAACAGAGGAAAAAGTTAGATAATAACGAaggtttaaaaagtaaaaaggaaaaagatttaatAGCTAGGTCCTATATGTATAAGCCATGCAACAAAGCTACCAATCCATCTCTTTGTATATGATAACATTGATGACTACCATCTTATCTTTCTTCATTATGGTTATAAGTCTGTAAAGAAAACTGACCGAAGCCTGTCGGTAGGGAACCTTTTGTCTACTTTGGAAGAGATGTGACTGTTCCCAATAAAAAAAACACCTTTATTATGGTGTTCTTAAATGGTTATTTGTTTAGTTCTGGAGCCCTtgcattgatttctttatttcttttactaTTTCTCATTTGTTTTTTGTCCATTTGAGCACATCTTATTCTCTCTTTGCACTTTCATCAATAACAACTGTTTTTCTGTCAAGGGGGAAAAATTTGGTAGCAACTTACCTGCCCAAGTTCTTCATTCAGATTTGACGTCCTAGCTAATGCAGGCGTATTGGTTTCACTATGATACATGTGCAAGTCCTTGTTAATAAACTGAGCAGACTGGATAAATTTTATCatctgataaaaaaataaaattattaacattTTGGCTTATTGGGAAACACATTTTATGGGCACATATATGACTGAGAAACAAACCTCTATAGAGACATAAAGAGAAATGGGAATGACTGAAGAGTATAGTGTGATAAGGGTAAACATAGTCAGAATAAGAACCTGACAAAATGAGAGAGTCAACAAATATTCAAATAAACAAAACAAGGAGATGATATTGTTATTGACTTTGCAATTATAAAGTACCAAAAATCTGTTGTTAGGGTTAAACTGTGATGATCCCTCCTCaattgaatcaagatgtaagtaatAATATTTCTTGTCTACGAAGAGTGCACTGTAATGTCAACAAAAATCTAACATTCAGAACAGAATTAATTCATACTACTAATTATTAAATAAGAGATCCCCAATCTGGCCATACTTCTGTTAATTTTTCCAAATTCCAGTCATAATTCAATTAAACATAAAGAGCAGGGATCCACTTCCATCGGGTTGTTGACTTACACCATCACATAACTTTTTAATGTACTATGAATTTCGTCAATCCAACCATTGAATGACATTATTTGATTAGATAATCAAATAACCAAATTTTATAAACTTCAAACATCAGTAAATATGCAATCTAATGGTCGGTATTTACTTGTGTTTTGAAACTATATTATAGTTCAAAATTGAGTAGTATGGTGATATATCAAATGGCTTCCAAATTTTGGGAAATTTCACATAATTGGTCTATAGGGTCAAATGTCTCGATTAAACAGTTGGAATTACAAAATTCGTAATCTATAAAAAGTTATTCACAGTTGTAAGTGGATCATAAATATTAAAAGAGCTACTCTCTGGAACTTCCACActtttacaaaatattattagttaTAACGTCTCGTCAtgctaatatattaataataatagtaaatctAATATGGAGTTGAAACAAACCAACTCTAGTGCCTTCTTGATAGTGTGCACACATAGTCCAGGAAAAATTAGTAATGAATTGGAAGAGGTCCaggaaaaattattatttaactcaCGCACCTGCCCGTGGCTCCAACAAAGCACATCACAAAGAGAGTTACAAATAGAGTGAGTATGAGCTTGTCAAGTTTCCTCTCCAATGTACTTCTTTTGGAAGGAACGTTCATTGAATTCATCATCACCTGCAATGTTATTCAAATTGTCTGTAAGACAGAATCCATAAACAATCACAGAAGGTAAccattttattatgaaagaggaTGGGGAAACAAAAAGGAGATATTTTCAgtttatgttttttaaaattttgtacagAAACTTGATGGAAAGAGTCTTGGCTTTTTCCACAATTTCCTACACAATGTTTTAAACTGGAAACAGAAAACAAACACCCTCAGTTTaatttatagaaaaacaaaagaaaacagctAGTATGAATTGCTTAGGTTTAATGCTTTTATTAAACAATATTGCGCTCAGAAAATTGAtatttaaagataaaaagaaagaCTAATTTACTAAACATTAGCTTGTTACAAATGAACCATTAGCAACATGAGAAATATGCATTGAACTCTATAAAACACTGGTAAGGCAGCTGAATTGCCTCCGCTTAAAGAGGTTGATCGAATATTTTGCATCATTAGGAAGAAGAGACATTTGAGTGATTGTAAGTGGAAATTTCACAAAACGCAATAATTGACAGCAAGAAAAGACTCAGGAAACCTGGAACAATATGAAAAAAATGTTGGAGATTCCAAATCCCATTGATATAGAAACTTAGGGTGGTAAATATCAACCAAGGAGACTACATCAACAACAATGAGCAATAGACACCTGACACCATACGGACACATTGATacaccaaaataataaaaaaaaatagtgctGACAGGGACATGTAcacggcatatatatatatatatatatatatatatatatatatatatatatatatatatatatatatatatatatatattaaggtcAAGATTTACAATTTTCCAGCAAACTTATAGGTGTCAAACTACTCATTTTCATTCTTTCTAAAACCCTCCCGAATAGTGGAGCATATCATGTATCTTGTATATCCCCTATTTCAGTTTCCCTCTAACAAAATATGGGGCTCGGCTCTTTCTTTTGCCATTAGACTGGCTATGTTAAATGAAACAAAATATTGAGCGACAAAGGGTGAGCATGAACATAAATTAAGTGTGGCAGATATGAGAATGCTGAGATAGATGACCGGCCACACACGTATGGACAAAATAAGGAACGAAGTTACGAAGATAAAAGAGAGgaagttggagtagcacctatgGTAGAAAAGATAGTAGAATCTCATCTCAGTTGGTTTGGGCATGTGAGAAGAAGATTGACAGAGCATCCAATTAGGAGAGTGGATGAGATGGAAAGTAAAAGGGGACCAATTGTAAAGGAAGATCCAAAAAGACCATATATAAGGTGGTCAAAGGAGATCTCCGTGTAAATAGTCTtattgtagacatgatacatgataggaCTCAAATGCCGTCGTTTGATCCATATAGCCGACCCCACCCAGTGgaataaggctttgttgttgttgtatcaCAAAAAAAGTCCTTAATGAGTTCGTCATAAGAAAATTAATCATGTACAAATACATGAATaaaggggggagggggagggggactgAAACAAAAAACCCAATCAAAGTGATCATTTAAGGATTCACTTCATTTTCTTCAGTGAGATAGTTTCTTGTTTCCAACCGTGGCTCATCGAGAGAAAGATTAGAAACTTCTTGAAAGAAAGAaggccaataataataataataataataataataataataataataatctatgtCCTATGTGTATCCACCCCGAGTTCATGTGTGTCCAAGCCGTATCTAATGGAGAAAAGGTTGTTTGAGAGATGCCACAACAGCAGTGGTGATTCACCCAAGAGAATAATGGAGAGAAAAaccatcaataaaatattaaagaaaaaaattatggatGATTTGATAGCATGAAATTCTCAAAGCATACTCAAGAATAgagtttcaaatttcaattaagaACTCAGCAGCAAAATAGTGATAGTATAGGTCATAAAGGATGTACCAATATTAAGGGTCAATCTggattggtttttgaaaaaatatctacattttagattttatttttttagtagatAAATCTATTTCACATTAAGACTTTAAAAAGCactttcaattattaaaaatacttttagttttatttggataaaaatgaaagaagatactttttgaaaataaattacataaaAGGACATGCTGGAGAAATGCCCCTAGTCAGAGACTCAAAGTGTTTAGCTTCAGTTATGTTTCTTGTTTCTTGCTTTAGCTTGTAAACACTACTTCACATTCTTTGTGAAGAGAGATGTAATGAACATgtcaagaaaacaataatgcaCAATACTCTCTATACTAAACAAGAGAAAGCAATTCAAAAACTTGCAAAACATAACGCTATTCAAATGAtgataaaattgaaaagaaatagaTGGGTATAAGGCAAACATTACAACACAATCCATATCAAATAAGACAAAAATAATAACATAGCATCTGCGatatatttaaaaatcaattacATTACATGTAGATTATCTTATGCAGCAAGCATGTCATTAGTAATGCATTTC
Coding sequences:
- the LOC112791859 gene encoding phospholipid-transporting ATPase 3 isoform X3 encodes the protein MAINNKMVDVLQDQRWVSVPWKALQVGDIVKVKQDEFFPADLLFMASTNADGVCYIETANLDGETNLKIRKALEKTWDYLTPPKASEFKGEIQCEQPNNSLYTFTGNLILDNQTLPLSPNQVLLRGCSLRNTEYIVTVVIFTGHETKVMMNSMNVPSKRSTLERKLDKLILTLFVTLFVMCFVGATGSALFVDKKYYYLHLDSIEEGSSQFNPNNRFLVLILTMFTLITLYSSVIPISLYVSIEMIKFIQSAQFINKDLHMYHSETNTPALARTSNLNEELGQVEYIFSDKTGTLTRNLMEFFKCSIGGEVYGHGVTEIERGIAERNGMKIEEKRSPNAVQEKGFNFDDTRIMRGAWRNESNPDICKGFFRCLAICHTVLPEGEESPEKIKYQAASPDESALVIAAKNFGFFFYRRTPTAIYVRESHVEKIGHTQDVSYEILNVLEFNSTRKRQSVVCRYPDGRLVLYCKGADTVIFERLADGNNEIRNLTREHLEQFGSAGLRTLCLAYKELHPDAYESWNEKFIQAKSSLRDREKKLDEVAELIENGLTLIGCTAIEDKLQEGVPACIRTLQKAGIKIWVLTGDKIETAINIAYACNLINNEMKKFIISSETDAIREVEEKGDQVEIARFIKDEVKKELKKCTEEAQSYFNTGSAPKLALVIDGKCLMYALDPSLRVMLLDLGLNCHAVVCCRVSPLQKAQVTSMVKKGAHKITLSIGDGANDVSMIQAAHVGVGISGLEGMQAVMASDFAIAQFRYLEDLLLVHGRWSYLRVCKVVLYFFYKNLTFALTQFWFTFQTGFSGQRFYDDWFQSLYNVIFTAVPVVIVGLFDKDVSASLSKKYPELYKEGIKNAFFKWRVVAVYAFFSIYQSLIFFYFVGTTNLTAKNSDGKIFGLWDVSTMAFTCVVITVNLRLLLICNSITRWHYISVGGSILAWFIFVFIYSLICHLFGRQNVYFVIFVLMSTFYFYFILLLVPVAALFCDFVYQGVQRWFFPYDFQIVQEMHKNELNDTGRAKLLEVENQLTEDQARSYAVSRLPPAISKHTGFAFDSPGYESFFASQIGVYAPPKAWDVARRASMKSRLKIVLQK